The region TATCGGTGAAAGAATAAATTTTTTCGGGGTTATAGCAGGTGTAAGAGCATTAATTTATTTGCAAGTGATATAAAAATTTTTGCAGATTATTGCTCGCGATAAAAATTGTGTGATAAAAAATTTTCTGCGAGCCATAAAGCATTATCAACGCAGAGAAATTTTAAAGTTTTTGCATTAGTAAAAGTATTAGTAAAAATTTTATTTTCTGTGAGATTGAATCTTGTGAGAAGTATTTAATTATTATAGCAGGATTCTCGAAACTTACGCGTTTATTTTATCGGCGCGAAGTAAATAAATAAAACTTTTTGAGAGGAGTCATAAACTATGACAAAAGAAGAGTACATCAAATCAATTCGCGAAACCGCAGAAGAATATTTCAGAAGCGGGACTTATTTCTGTTCTGAAGCAGTGTTGCAGACAATTAATGACGCTCTCGGCCAGCCCTTCACTGAAGAAATCGTAAAAATGGCCTCAAGTTTCCCGATCGGACTCGGTAAAGCTCAGTGTTTGTGCGGTGCAGTGTCAGGCGGAGAAATGGCGCTTGGAATCGTTTACGGCAGAACAAAAGGCCAGCCCATGAATCCCAAAATGTTTGAGGTCGCAAAAGGTCTTCACGACTTTGTGAAAGAAAAATACGGCGCAACATGCTGCAGAGTCATGACTCGTCAGTGGGCCGGAGATAATTTCATGTCCCCCGAAAGAAAAGCTCATTGCATTGAGATAACCGGCGTTGTTGCAGAATGGGTAGCAAAGACTCTTATTGAAGACGGAAAATTGCAGGTTCCGGCAGCATAAGAGAAAGGGATTAAAAATTTTTGTTTATGGCCGGTGAGTCTTTCCCGGTCATTTTTTGTGTATAATACTCGCATGAACAATGAAAATATTGCAATCACAAGAGCAGCATTAATACTCA is a window of Synergistaceae bacterium DNA encoding:
- a CDS encoding C_GCAxxG_C_C family protein translates to MTKEEYIKSIRETAEEYFRSGTYFCSEAVLQTINDALGQPFTEEIVKMASSFPIGLGKAQCLCGAVSGGEMALGIVYGRTKGQPMNPKMFEVAKGLHDFVKEKYGATCCRVMTRQWAGDNFMSPERKAHCIEITGVVAEWVAKTLIEDGKLQVPAA